CTGAACTGATTCTTGTTTGCAGGATGCATTTGCCACTTTTATAAAGCTCGCTGTTGATAAAACAAGCAAAACTGCTCATACAGCGCAGGGTGGCTCTGCTGCAACCGGTGGGGGGCGGTATAGAAGCATTCGGTCACCACCGCAAAGAACTCTGCCGGGTTAGTAGCACCGTAGGCGGGAATGTCACTCGCCTGCCCAAGCTCAACACTGCGGCACAGATGCTGGTATGCCTCGCTCAGTACCTGCGTCCAGCGGGTGTGCGACATGTGTCGCCGTAAAGGTGGCATACCGTTGGCGGCCCCATTGAGGCCATCGAGTTTATGGGCAAACTCATGCAGCACCACATGGTGCCCGGCGTGGCAGTGCTGGCTGTCACGCTCCACATCCTGCCAGGACAGAATCACCGGCCCGCGCAGCCAGGCCTCGCCACTCAGGGCGCTGGCCTGATCATGACTGACACCATCGCTGTCCTGTTGATCCCGGTGTACGCGAAAAGCACCGGGGTACAACACGATCTCCACCCAGCCACGGTAGTAATCCAGACCAAGGTGCAGCACCAGCAGACAGGCCTGCGCTGCCACTACCACTTTCATGCGTTCAGTGATCAGCAAGTCATGGGCCGCGCTGAAGCTTTTCTGTTGCAGAAACAAGGTCGTCAGCTCGCGCAGATAGGCCCGCTCCACGGCATCCAGTTGCTGCAACAAGGGCAGTTGATGGACCACCTCCAGCCACAGCCGGTGGTCAATAGGGTGACGCTTGAGCACACGCCGCACCCGCCAGTGCGACAGCCAGTGGAGCCAGGACATAGGGAACTACCTGTGACCAGAAGGAATGACGGATGATCAGTCACTGACCATCAGTGTCTTGAACTCATCGTGAGCAAACTGATCGGTCATGCCACTGATAAAATCCTGCAGCATCCGACAGCGATGGTAACGCTCCCACAGCACAAAATCGGCCTCGCTCTGGCACTCTTTCAGCGCCTGACGATAAGCAGCCACATGCATGGCTGGCAGCCGCCGCTTCAGTCGTAGCAGATACACCGGCACACCGCGCTGCTCATCCAGCAGCGCCATGAAGGTACTGGCCGGAACGCTGAGCAATGGCGCATACAGATCAAACAAGCCATAGATGATGCGGTAGCCCTGCAGCTCCAGCGTCTCCACTTCGGCATGGTTGAAGACATGGCGCACCGCCACACTTTTCAGCATCTGGATGATAGCGCTGTAGATACTGCCGTCCTCCAGCAAGGCCCGGTTCAGGGTGCCTTTGCAGATCGCCCCGCTGTTATCAATGAACTGTCGCGCCGCATGATTGACCAGAGGATGCACCAGCTGCACCCGCAAGCTGATAAAGAACTCACTGACCTTGTTGACCTCTTCCTGTTCAGCGCATTTCTGCACGTAACCAAGGATCTCGTCGAGACTGCGCTGCTTGCCGAAGCTCTCTATCTGCCGGTCCTGCAACTGAAATCCCTGCTCCTCAAAGGCTTCACGCAGATAGCCACAGAGCTGACTGATATTGAAGATGCCCTTCTCCACCGCATCCTCGATGTCGGCCAGACAGTAGGAGATGTCGTCAGCGGCCTCCATGATGTAGGCCACCGGGTGGCGCGTCCCCGGCTGCATGTTGAGGTTTTCCCACAGGTCGGTGACGAAGGCTTCTTCCGACAGGTAATACCCGGGCTTTTTGTGCAGATAGGATAAGGGCGCCTGCTTGTCAGGTTTGGGTTCATAAGCAGGCCGGACGTACTTGAGAAGGCCGGCCGTCTGCACGTAGGTGAGATTGAGCTTGAGCAGGCGATGAGTCAGGCGAATGGCCTGAGCATTACCTTCAAAGCTCTGCAAGTCCTGACTGAGCTTGTCACGCAGGGCGGGATGAGTACTGGGCTCAGCAGGGTCAAAGGGCGTCAGCGTCTGCAGGCTGGCATCGAACCAGTCGGTGATGGCACTTTCGCCAAAATGCCCAAAAGGAGGATTGCCGACATCGTGCAGCAGGCAGGCCATTTCCACCAGCGTCTCCAGCGCCCGCTCCAGTGAATGCAGGCCGACATGCTCCGCCCAATGGGGTCTGGCCAGTTTGAAAATGGTGCGTACGATAAAGCGGCCATTCTGCTGCACCTCCAGCGAATGGGTCAGCCGGCTGCGTACCGCAGCATTGCGTTCCAGCGGGAACACCTGGGTTTTCTGTTGCAGACGCCGCACTGCCGCCGAACTGATGATGCGCCCACGGTCACTTTCCAGCTGGGCCAGCAACACCTCTTCACCACAATCCGCGACCAGATGGCGGCCATAATCCGGCTTTTGCAGCGCCCGTCGCTTGCTGAATTTACAGGCAAATCCCAGCGTGGAATCCATGGTGGCCACTCCTTATCGTCCGTTACCAGCGATGATCCTTTTCCTGACAGTATAAGCCAGCAGGGTGACAGACAAGGGGCACGGCAGAGAGTGCAGAACAGGCAGGCTCATCGGGCAATAAAAAAAGCGGGACAACAAGGTCCCGCTTAAGCACAGAGTCAAGAGGTGAATCATAGAGAAAACAGAGCGAAGGGCCGTGATCCTCCCTCTGTCAGACAGACTTGGCAGTCTGCCGCCTTGGGCAACTCAGCCTTCCCACGATGTGGCTGAATCACCTAAGTGAGGGCGCCAGCTGTGACACATCACAGGGCACACAAAATCTCAGTCATTGATACTATTCAGCCCCTCACTTGGGACGCTGATGGTGGTCGTTGTCTTTCTTGATGAAATACGCCAGACCACCGAAAAAACCCAGAGCCATGACGATGACGGCCAGGCCCGCGATGACAACAGTATCCATGTACATAGCTCGGTCTCCTGTAGGGTTGCCTTGCTGTATGTACGTACTCTACCCCTGCCCGAGCGGATAAAAATTGATCCGTATCAACCCTGAAAAAGGGGAAAATCGCCCTGCCTCAGCGCCTGTCTCAGATCAATATTTCGCGCAGAAAAGTTGCAATCTGCTGGATTTCGTCAACGGCCACTTCATGCCCCATATGACGAAACGCCCGCCATTGTGGGGCCAGCCCCCAGCTCTGTAGCGTTGATAGCGCCTGCTGTCCCAGCATAAAGGGCACCACGTCATCCGCCTCACCGTGCATGATGGCCACGGGCAGTGTCCGTGGTAACGCGGCCTGAGTCAGCGCTAACCGGTCGGGCGATGCAATATAGGTTGATAACGCCACAATCCCCGCCAGCACCTGTGCATAGCCCAGCCCGGTGTGGTAGGCAACGGCACCGCCCTGCGAAAACCCCACCAGTGCAATGCGATCATAGGCAATACCACGCTGATACTCGGCCTCGATCAGGGCGCCGATCCAGCCTGCGGCAGCATCCAGCCCCTGCTCATCCACCTTCCGTTCAGGCAGTGTTTCCAGAATGTCGTACCAGGAGGGCATCAGGTAGCCACCATTGATGGTGACCGGTTGCACTGGTGCGTGGGGAAGGATGAAACGCACATGTTCACTCAGCCCCAGCAACGGAATGACAGGCACAAAGTCATGCCCGTCGGCACCCAGCCCATGCAGCCAGATCACACTGGCACGATGCTCTCCACGTGGCTCAACCACTTCGTAATTCAACATTCAGCTTTCCTCTTGTCCTGTTTAAGCGTGCCACCACAGACAGGTTAATGATTCCTGTCGGGTTATTTCTGCCGTGCAATCTTCGTCGAAAGAAAAACGGGCCGCAGGATCATCATCCTGCGGCCCGTCATTGTTTTGTACCCTGCGCGACAGCGCAATGGCAGATCAGGGCGACAGCCGGTCAATCTGCCATTCGCCGTTCAGCAGGCGATATTCAAAACGATCATGTAAACGCGAAGCACGACCCTGCCAGAACTCGAAGCGACGAGGCTGCAGCAGATAGCCAATCCAGGCGTCAGGACGGGGAATATCCTCCTGCGGATGGGCCTGTTTCAGCTCCTCGATACGTTGCTCCAGTACCGCACGATCGGCCACAGCCGCGCTTTGTACGGATGCCGCTGCACTCAGACGGCTGCCCAGCGGGCGGGAATTGAAGTAGTTTTCAGCATGTTCAGCAGGCAACTGCACCACCTCACCCTGAATGCGTACCTGGCGCTCCATGCCACGCCAATAGAACAGCAACTCAGCCCGTGGATGCGCCGCCAGTGCCTGACCTTTGCGGCTGCGGCTGTCGGTATACCAGGAGAAGCCGTCTTCGTTGCAGTGCTTGAGCAGTACGATACGCGCCTCAGGCCAGCCTTCGGCATCCACCGTTGACAGGGTCATGGAAGTGGCATCATCGGGATGATGTTCACGGGCCTCTGCCAGCCATTGCTGAAACTGTGCCAGCGGCGTGGCCTGCAGCATGGCCCGGCGTAATTCGCCTGCCTCATACTCGCGACGAAGATCCCGATAATTCTGCTCGCTCATGACATCTACTCATAGTGCAGGCCAACCCGATACAGCAGTCAGCCGGTGTTTAAACAAGGGACGCTATCTTAGCTGGCCTAGATAGCATTCAGGTTGATGTTTATCAAGACAGGGCGGAGCAGAAAGAGCACGACCGTCCCCCTCCTCTGCACCACAAGTGCGACACCTCACCCCTGAGCGTTCCTCTCAGCAGGGAAGATGCAGATGAGCACCGACAACAATCTGACAGCTTTCAGTGACATCCTGTTGCAGTTGCCACGTACTTTCCATGGGATGATCCCTCCCCCTTGTGCTCTCCTTGGCAGCGCGCACAGGCTGGTTTAGCATGGCAGACCTTTTACATGATTTACAAAAGATGACATTCAGAATAATCGCGATACTGATGATCATATTTGGCCTGACAGGCTGCGCAGTGACTTCCGACCCGGGGCTGCGTCGACTGGCCAAGACCGATATTGATCTGGTCACGGATGCCTATATCGACGAGCAGGAAGCTCTCTGTCGCGAGCTGACCATCAAGCTCTACAAGCGCAATCCACTTGAGCTGCAGCGTCAGCCCGGTATGACCATCAACCGCCGCCTGCAGCAGCTGTTCCAGCGGCCACGGGCTTTGCGCTTTACCGAGCTGAATAGCGAAACGGGAACCAACGCCATCGAGCTGGCCCTGAATGATGACTTTCATGGCGACCGTGTGTTCGCCCTGATGACAGGCATTACCAGTATGCTGGATGCTTCCTACGGCGGGCGGACAGAGTATTTCATGCTCGACAGCCTGTCGGCGGACCGGCTGACAAAAAGCGCCCGCAATCTGGAAATAGTGCTGTGGCGTCTCAAGCATCGCGGCCCCAGCACCGATTCTCCGTGGCTACTGACCAACTCTCTCGACCCCGAACAGCCCAATCTCAGCTTTGAGCGCCTGTTCGGCAAGATGATTGCCCTGCAGGATATGATGGCCACCATCAGCAACGGTGGCGAACAACGCAACATTAACCGGGTGGTGCAGGGTATCGCGTCAGCGGCCCTTTTCCCCCTCGGTATCTAGTGCCTGTTATCTCAGCTGCACACTGGCAATCTGGTGATGCTGGTTAAGGTGCAGTGTGACATCCGCGCGGGCAGGCATTTCTGCCAGCGTGTGCCGGGTGATGCGCTCGTAGTGCATGATGAAACGGCGAATCTGCTCGGCATCCATGATGCGCAGCCCGTCAGTGGCGTGATGGGTTCCCATCATCCTCACTCGCTCTGCCAGTTTCTGCTCCTGCTGCGTACGCCAGGCATAGACCGCCTCCATAGAAGGCACTTTCAGCATTACCAGTGCATCCAGCTGCTCAAACAGTTCGGCGTATAGCCCCTTCAGCTGCTCGTTGACATAGCGCCGCCAGGTTTGCTGATCGTCTTCGACTTCTTCAAGGGGGTTGACGGGTGCAATCAGTTCTTCGTCAGCCTGCGGCTTGGCCCCCACACACCAGCCCTCGAAGATAATTACATCGGCACTGCCTTCCCACTCCTGCCAGAACATGGGGTCACAGCGATCATCAATGGATTTATCGAATACCGGAATCTTGGTGGCCTGATGGCGCTCTGCCTGCTTCACCGACTCAATCAGCTGCAGCCCCAGATCAATATCATGAGTACCGGGCACACCCCGGGTCATCAGTAATGGATGTACTTCACTGGCCAGGCGCTCACGCTCTTCACGGGTCTTGTACAGATCGTCGATGGAGAACACCACCACACGTTTGCCGAAACCCGCGCTGAGGATGATTTCCAGCAGGTTACTCAGAGTGGATTTACCGGCCCCCTGAGCACCATTGATCCCCAGTACCATCGGCCGTTGCAGACGCTCCTGACCCGCTACCACCCAGGCAGCCAATGGCACATAGATGGCTTCCAGCACACGCACCAGACCGATATCAATCTGCAGGCTGGTCAGGGTACGGGCAAACGCCTGCTCAGTTGCCTTGACGGCCTGTGCCCGGGCCACATCCGTCAGCGCCAGTCGATCCTGCGGCCAAAGTGCCGGTGTACTCATTGCTCAGACCACTCCCTCTACAACCCCTGCCGGAACATTGGCAGACTGCGGTGGCTCATCTTACCTGAAGTCAGCAGGCGAGCCTGACAAAACTACGTAACAAGGCCCTTAACTGAACGATCCTGCCAGCCCGCACAGGCAGCGCTTGCTTGCCTGACAGCGGCATATGACTTAACTTAGCCCATCAGTTACAACCAAAGTAGTAGTCAGCTCAGCCAGATTGCAGGGGTTACTGACGTGCTTTCCGCATCACCAGCGTGAGGCACATCACCAGCTTCTGCAGCTATTCTGGCGGGGCTCCGGCAAAGCAGCGCTGGCTTGCGATCAGTGCCAGACCATGGCGCCTGCGCCTGCGCGACCGGCTACCGCCTAACAGGACAGTGTGAATGAACCAGATGACCCTAACCTTCTTTCTCGATCATGTTGGACAAGATGCCAGCCTCGACTTTGAAGACACCATCAACCTAATCCATGAACACTACGACTATCAGCCAACCAGCTTCACCAATGGCTGCGAAAATGACCAGATCGTCAACGATGCCGGTACCAATGAAGGCTCTTGCAAGATCTTCGCCTTCGCCAAGCTGCATGAGCTGAATGAAGCCCGTACGCTGGCCTGCTTTGGTCGCTACTATCATCAGGACGTCCTGCAGCACCCTGATGGCAGCGACCACCGCAATATTCGCCTGTTTATGAAGTACGGCTGGCAGGGTATTCAGTTTGCTGACTCCCCTCTCACCCCCAAACGCGAAGTACAGGTCAGCTGACAGAGTGTGCATGCCGGCTGTGTACCCCGCTGGCAGTCACAAGGCAGCTCTTTTCGTCAGAAACAAAACAGCCCTGATCTCACTGAGATCAGGGCTGTTTTCAATGCGTGTCGTGACGCAGCCATTCAATACACAACACTACATCCGCAAATAAGTCCGCTGAATATCATCGGTCAGCTGCAGCTCCAGTACCGTAGCGTAGACATCGTCCTGCACAGGGTAGGTCTTCACCACCCGAGCACCACGCACAATACCTGATACCGCACTCTGAACCCGATCCCCCTGCAGCACCATATCATTCATGCTCGACTGTGATCTGATCAGACGACCATGAATGACGGATGCCATTTCCTGATAAGCCTGTAATTTCGATGCACGCATCGCCATCAGAATCTTGTGCTGCTGGTTTTGACCGGGTTGCAGGCTGATCGGGGCATAGCCCACCACCGTGATGATTTCAGGAATGCGCGTCGTGGTACCACAGCACATTGCCGCGGGTTCTGCA
This Pokkaliibacter sp. MBI-7 DNA region includes the following protein-coding sequences:
- a CDS encoding HopJ type III effector protein is translated as MNQMTLTFFLDHVGQDASLDFEDTINLIHEHYDYQPTSFTNGCENDQIVNDAGTNEGSCKIFAFAKLHELNEARTLACFGRYYHQDVLQHPDGSDHRNIRLFMKYGWQGIQFADSPLTPKREVQVS
- a CDS encoding carboxylesterase, whose protein sequence is MLNYEVVEPRGEHRASVIWLHGLGADGHDFVPVIPLLGLSEHVRFILPHAPVQPVTINGGYLMPSWYDILETLPERKVDEQGLDAAAGWIGALIEAEYQRGIAYDRIALVGFSQGGAVAYHTGLGYAQVLAGIVALSTYIASPDRLALTQAALPRTLPVAIMHGEADDVVPFMLGQQALSTLQSWGLAPQWRAFRHMGHEVAVDEIQQIATFLREILI
- the ccoM gene encoding cytochrome c oxidase subunit CcoM, coding for MYMDTVVIAGLAVIVMALGFFGGLAYFIKKDNDHHQRPK
- a CDS encoding LPP20 family lipoprotein; translated protein: MLIDSATVNTPLWRWVAMTALVLLSGCQNVQSQSAAEPAAMCCGTTTRIPEIITVVGYAPISLQPGQNQQHKILMAMRASKLQAYQEMASVIHGRLIRSQSSMNDMVLQGDRVQSAVSGIVRGARVVKTYPVQDDVYATVLELQLTDDIQRTYLRM
- the pdxH gene encoding pyridoxamine 5'-phosphate oxidase, whose translation is MSEQNYRDLRREYEAGELRRAMLQATPLAQFQQWLAEAREHHPDDATSMTLSTVDAEGWPEARIVLLKHCNEDGFSWYTDSRSRKGQALAAHPRAELLFYWRGMERQVRIQGEVVQLPAEHAENYFNSRPLGSRLSAAASVQSAAVADRAVLEQRIEELKQAHPQEDIPRPDAWIGYLLQPRRFEFWQGRASRLHDRFEYRLLNGEWQIDRLSP
- a CDS encoding zinc-dependent peptidase, which encodes MSWLHWLSHWRVRRVLKRHPIDHRLWLEVVHQLPLLQQLDAVERAYLRELTTLFLQQKSFSAAHDLLITERMKVVVAAQACLLVLHLGLDYYRGWVEIVLYPGAFRVHRDQQDSDGVSHDQASALSGEAWLRGPVILSWQDVERDSQHCHAGHHVVLHEFAHKLDGLNGAANGMPPLRRHMSHTRWTQVLSEAYQHLCRSVELGQASDIPAYGATNPAEFFAVVTECFYTAPHRLQQSHPALYEQFCLFYQQRAL
- the dgt gene encoding dGTPase, which translates into the protein MDSTLGFACKFSKRRALQKPDYGRHLVADCGEEVLLAQLESDRGRIISSAAVRRLQQKTQVFPLERNAAVRSRLTHSLEVQQNGRFIVRTIFKLARPHWAEHVGLHSLERALETLVEMACLLHDVGNPPFGHFGESAITDWFDASLQTLTPFDPAEPSTHPALRDKLSQDLQSFEGNAQAIRLTHRLLKLNLTYVQTAGLLKYVRPAYEPKPDKQAPLSYLHKKPGYYLSEEAFVTDLWENLNMQPGTRHPVAYIMEAADDISYCLADIEDAVEKGIFNISQLCGYLREAFEEQGFQLQDRQIESFGKQRSLDEILGYVQKCAEQEEVNKVSEFFISLRVQLVHPLVNHAARQFIDNSGAICKGTLNRALLEDGSIYSAIIQMLKSVAVRHVFNHAEVETLELQGYRIIYGLFDLYAPLLSVPASTFMALLDEQRGVPVYLLRLKRRLPAMHVAAYRQALKECQSEADFVLWERYHRCRMLQDFISGMTDQFAHDEFKTLMVSD